One genomic segment of Scylla paramamosain isolate STU-SP2022 chromosome 9, ASM3559412v1, whole genome shotgun sequence includes these proteins:
- the LOC135103830 gene encoding uncharacterized protein LOC135103830 — MHIKGRRTEEDADCKMETKMKILGDPYVTENQKNSSQEKEQILDRDEARGIWSVLRRNKVLVGAVVLLLVLASVGAGVSLASSSFILHHLGFTSKGLTKKSFASRLMSSTSQANNHTVPQDSWVSWLQKAGQKGLTTEHQAYFATGGAIVGVAAAAAVVMVAVVVSRVLRRCRQ; from the exons ATGCATATCAAGGGTCGACGTACAGAAGAAGACGCTGACTGCAAGATGGAGACCAAGATGAAGATTCTGGGAGATCCGTATGTGACAGAGAACCAGAAGAACAGTTCCcaggagaaagaacaaatacTTGACAGGGATGAAGCTCGCGGCATATGGTCAGTTCTCCGCAGAAACAAGGTGTTGGTGGGTGCCGTGGTATTGCTGCTTGTGCTGGCCAGTGTCGGGGCAGGCGTGTCTCTGgcctcttcatcttttattcttcaCC ACCTTGGCTTCACCTCCAAGGGGCTCACCAAGAAGTCCTTCGCCTCCAGACTCATGTCCTCCACTTCCCAGGCGAACAACCACACCGTACCGCAAGACAGCTGG GTGTCGTGGCTGCAGAAGGCGGGGCAGAAGGGGCTGACCACTGAGCACCAGGCTTACTTCGCGACAGGAGGAGCCATCGTcggggtggcggcggcggcggcggtggtgatggtggctgtggtggtgtccCGTGTGCTGCGGCGGTGCAGACAATAG
- the LOC135103828 gene encoding NAD-dependent protein deacetylase sirtuin-2-like → MADSQAAVTEAAVAGEAAAPVKAPETDTPKPGEGGTKSKEFEGAIGGMRDPSNVEEEESDEEEYDDEDLEDDDEDEDEDDEDHEGFMSMLQNFIMNKLDLSDHGEVEKVLEEVTVEGVVKYIKSGKCKNIITMAGAGISTSAGIPDFRSPGTGLYNNLEKYNLPFPEAIFDIEFFKSNPKPFFVLAKDLYPGAFNPTPSHWFIRLLHEKGILLRHYTQNIDTLEHIAGLPAEKVVEAHGTFRTSHCIACRKEYSQDWMKEEIFKDNIPTCEECSGLVKPDIVFFRESLPTRFFQLMQTDFPKCDLLLILGTSLTVQPFAMLINNVPSSCPRLLINREKAGAMDPMMAMLQGMLSSSGLALDSPRNIRDVALLGDCDDGCVKLVDMLGWKEDYEKLFTPPKKAEKTEE, encoded by the exons ATGGCAGACTCCCAGGCAGCAGTGACTGAGGCGGCTGTGGCAGGTGAGGCGGCAGCTCCTGTGAAGGCTCCTGAGACCGACACACCAAAGCCaggcgagggaggaacaa AGTCCAAGGAGTTTGAAGGAGCCATTGGAGGAATGAGGGATCCCAGCAatgttgaggaggaagaaagtgatgaagaagaatatgatgatgaagacTTGGAGgacgatgatgaagatgaggatgaggatgatgaagacCATGAAGGATTCATGAGTATGCTTCAAAACTTTATCATGAACAAACTGGACCTGAGTGACCATGGTGAAGTCGAAAAA GTATTGGAGGAAGTGACAGTTGAAGGAGTTGTGAAATACATCAAGAGTGGAAAGTGCAAGAACATTATTACTATGGCTGGTGCTGGCATCTCCACCTCTGCAG GTATCCCAGACTTCCGTTCACCGGGCACGGGACTATACAACAACCTAGAGAAGTACAACCTGCCCTTCCCTGAGGCAATATTTGACATTGAGTTCTTCAAAAGCAACCCCAAACCTTTCTTCGTGCTGGCTAAGGATCTGTACCCTGGTGCCTTCAACCCCACACCTAGTCATTGGTTCATTCGACTCCTCCACGAAAAGGGAATCCTCCTTCGACATTACACACAG AACATTGACACACTGGAACACATTGCTGGCTTACCAGCTGAGAAAGTGGTGGAGGCTCATGGAACCTTCCGCACTTCCCACTGCATTGCTTGCCGCAAGGAGTACAGCCAAGACTGGATGAAGG AGGAAATTTTCAAGGACAACATACCAACATGTGAGGAGTGCAGTGGCCTTGTCAAGCCAGATATTGTGTTCTTCCGGGAGAGCCTGCCCACCAGGTTCTTCCAGTTGATGCAGACAGACTTCCCCAAGTGTGACCTGCTGCTGATCCTGGGCACTTCCCTCACTGTGCAACCTTTTGCCATGCTCATCAACAA TGTGCCATCCTCTTGTCCACGGCTTCTCATCAACCGAGAGAAGGCGGGTGCTATGGATCCCATGATGGCCATGCTGCAGGGCATGCTGAGCAGCAGTGGCTTGGCCCTTGACTCCCCAAGGAACATTAGAGATGTGGCCTTGCTAGGAGACTGTGATGATGGCTGTGTAAAGCTGGTGGACATGCTGGGTTGGAAG gAGGACTATGAGAAACTGTTCACCCCTCCTAAGAAAGCTGAAAAGACTGAGGAATGA
- the LOC135103825 gene encoding myosin-11-like, with protein MERDSLLQDYEDTVQKQAVLLTRQQATIDSLHEEAAEQQHRAEVSGKQLQSRLESLQQQVKAAVLQDAAEEIILLKQELETSLKEKEASQAESRRQGLEVQRLHQALLASQGSHVASKESEEYMKAIDALEEETQRLRAQAAAAEEEKMVILKSNRDLKKEIASLETRLDQEHQAAQVLKSLVEEKEASAREVSNSFNGLNKKFVEQSEDLRLLLAQVQSLKANRDHLAKVLVSVKEKLKEAQTRVAESVRIAEDSLVEKDAALLREKHALNEVRRLEGTVASLTEEAGRRAQAEVTKVKHDYNTNIKKMSQEVAKLEMSLSEKQLDYDRAQRDLKKVMEEAEQLQEEVTQRKEQHRLETLNLHQRISSLEAQLASLMAERDSMSSLGLQNVKEIEEQRKDLLERITELEERLSKARSESARARLEGEEAKRNLVKVTTQLEKLQEESSRSHKFLKKQLRLKMEEVEELTSGAEGRLEASENTHREALTQCYQSAAVIQESYSRLQAQMRDQKRDYEQRVSELNQHLQEAQSQQQHTALALHSANTNLAVNENLLSQYKARVAEVEERLVTAERRFLTLKHHKSDQGGFKTS; from the exons ATGGAGAG GGACAGCCTTCTGCAAGATTATGAAGACACTGTGCAGAAGCAGGCTGTTCTTTTAACTCGGCAGCAG GCCACCATAGACAGCCTGCATGAGGAAGCAGCAGAGCAGCAGCACAGAGCTGAGGTGAGCGGGAAACAGCTGCAGTCCCGGCTTGAGTCCCTCCAGCAGCAGGTGAAGGCAGCTGTTCTCCAGGATGCTGCAGAGGAAATCATCCTCTTGAAGCAAGAGCTGGAGACTTCCCTGAAG GAGAAGGAAGCCAGCCAGGCAGAGAGCCGCAGACAAGGCCTGGAGGTGCAGCGGCTCCACCAGGCACTGCTGGCATCCCAGGGCTCTCATGTGGCTTCCAAA GAGTCTGAGGAATACATGAAGGCAATAGATGCtctggaggaggaaacacagaggCTGAGGGCTCAGGCAGCTGCagcggaagaagagaagatggtcATTCTCAAGTCAAATCGTGACCTAAAGAAGGAG ATTGCATCTCTTGAGACTCGGCTGGACCAGGAGCACCAGGCAGCCCAGGTGCTGAAGTcactggtggaggagaaggaggccaGTGCACGGGAGGTTAGCAACTCCTTCAATGGCCTCAATAAAAAGTTTGTGGAGCAGAGTGAGGATCTTCGTCTGCTCCTGGCACAAGTTCAAAGCCtgaaggcaaatagg GACCACTTGGCCAAGGTTTTGGTCAGTGTGAAGGAGAAACTAAAGGAGGCACAGACCCGGGTAGCTGAAAGTGTGCGCATAGCTGAGGACTCTCTTGTAGAAAAAGATGCTGCCCTTCTGCGAGAGAAGCATGCATTAA ATGAGGTGCGTAGACTGGAGGGGACTGTGGCCTCCCTGACAGAGGAAGCTGGGAGGAGAGCTCAGGCTGAGGTGACTAAGGTGAAGCATGACTACAACACCAACATTAAGAAGATGTCACAGGAAGTGGCAAAGCTTGAGATG TCTCTGAGTGAGAAGCAGCTGGATTATGATCGTGCTCAGAGAGACCTGaagaaggtgatggaggaggcagAGCAACTACAGGAGGAAGTGACTCAGAGGAAGGAGCAGCATCGCCTGGAAACTCTGAATCTTCACCAGCGCATCAGCTCCCTTGAGGCACAGCTTGCCTCCCTCATGGCTGAAAGAGATAGCATGTCATCTCTTGGGCTGCAGAATGTTAAAGA GATTGAAGAGCAGAGGAAGGACCTTTTGGAGAGAATTACTGAGCTGGAAGAAAGACTGAGTAAAGCAAGAAGTGAGTCTGCTAGGGCAAGGTTGGAAGGTGAGGAAGCCAAGAGGAACTTAGTTAAGGTCACCACTCAGTTAGAGAAACTACAAGAGGAGAGCAGCAGAAGCCACAAATTTCTAAAGAAACAGTTGCG ACtgaagatggaggaagtggaggagctGACATCAGGTGCTGAGGGTCGACTGGAGGCCTCGGAAAACACACACCGAGAGGCTCTGACACAGTGCTACCAGAGTGCTGCGGTCATTCAGGAAAGCTACTCCAG GTTACAGGCTCAGATGAGGGACCAGAAGAGAGACTATGAACAGAGAGTGTCTGAGCTAAACCAGCACTTACAGGAAGCTCAGagccagcagcagcacacgGCCCTTGCCCTGCACAGTGCCAACACAAACCTTGCTGTCAATGAGAACCTCCTGTCACAGTACAAGGCAAG AGTAGCAGAGGTGGAGGAGCGCCTTGTCACAGCGGAACGTAGATTTTTGACACTGAAGCACCACAAGTCTGAccagggaggcttcaagacttCATGA
- the LOC135103826 gene encoding uncharacterized protein LOC135103826, whose translation MWLFGRLFKSSASRMGDEEYSITLCHGTSRHDVLVKGTLTLEELSRTIEELTDVLHNSQKIIHRGKTLSRGEATLASCGVGPGAKLMVLGKKHEHEDNSINFKAVLKIEESCSKVERRLNDAIPEVEGISQGYMDPQLCGEALTKLRKQLLAVNEDFMRHLEQLDGIDFQETDVRARQRRKALVKRIQELMERCDREHEHINKLLLNYT comes from the exons GAGGTTATTTAAGTCAAGTGCATCAAGGATGGGTGACGAGGAGTACAGCATTACGCTGTGCCACGGCACCTCCCGACACGATGTGCTGGTGAAGGGCACCTTGACCTTGGAGGAGCTGTCTAGAACG ATTGAGGAATTGACTGATGTGCTCCACAACAGCCAGAAAATCATTCACCGAGGGAAGACCCTGTCCCGGGGCGAGGCAACTCTGGCATCATGTGGTGTGGGTCCCGGCGCCAAGTTGATGGTGCTAGGCAAGAAGCATGAACATGAGGACAACAGCATCAATTTTAAGGCTGTCCTAAAA ATTGAGGAATCATGCAGCAAAGTAGAACGGCGCCTCAATGATGCCATTCCAGAGGTGGAAGGAATTTCACAAGGATACATGGATCCCCAATTGTGTGGGGAGGCACTCACTAAGCTCAGGAAGCAGCTCCTTGCCGTTAATGAAGACTTCATGCGTCATCTGGAGCAGTTGGATGGTATTGATTTCCAG GAAACAGATGTTCGTGCCAGGCAGCGACGGAAAGCACTAGTGAAGAGAATCCAAGAGTTGATGGAACGGTGTGACCGAGAACATGAACACATCAACAAATTGCTGCTGAATTACACCTAG
- the LOC135103829 gene encoding uncharacterized protein LOC135103829 has protein sequence MDPRSFLLLVLAIVPASSTQTCTNQNACLVSCEGCTGITMVHDPINCHRFYYCKDDQLLTDSPFECPNGQEFNPQTHMCEADLDGEECKPPCVPKLGECHYTCQPGDPLIASVYDCGTYYACDAEGNSGLPKTCPPEKPFFDGKKCQTDETLCCHCHGYCFPGDEGRLVADPTDCRRYYVCLNEGVPVYSASCDKGEHFDVVSRQCSTEAPCRTMCRNVIGANGCIENFTCLERGQFAKCPSVCFPEYYDCLEFGDTYAPAVLCRTNYLFDPEKLSCVNEDYCNKN, from the exons ATGGATCCACGATCGTTCCTCCTGTTGGTGCTGGCcatt GTTCCTGCCTCCTCCACGCAGACCTGTACCAACCAAAACGCGTGTCTAGTAAGCTGCGAGGGCTGCACTGGCATCACCATGGTCCATGACCCCATCAACTGCCACCGCTTCTACTACTGTAAAGATGATCAGCTGCTTACGGACAGTCCCTTCGAATGTCCGAATGGACAAGAGTTTAACCCACAGACTCATATGTGCGAAGCTGATCTGGACGGGGAGGAATGCAAGCCCCCTTGTGTCCCTAAACTAGGAGAGTGCCACTACACTTGCCAGCCAGGTGATCCACTGATTGCTTCAGTCTATGACTGTGGGACCTATTATGCTTGTGACGCCGAAGGCAACAGTGGCCTTCCAAAGACCTGTCCCCCTGAGAAGCCATTTTTTGACGGAAAGAAGTGTCAGACAGATGAGACTCTTTGCTGTCACTGCCACGGCTACTGTTTCCCCGGTGATGAAGGCAGACTGGTGGCGGATCCTACGGACTGCCGCAGATACTACGTGTGTCTCAACGAGGGAGTGCCGGTTTACTCTGCGTCCTGTGACAAAGGTGAACACTTCGACGTCGTTTCACGACAGTGTTCGACCGAAGCGCCCTGCCGCACGATGTGTCGCAATGTGATCGGTGCCAATGGCTGCATTGAAAACTTTACCTGTCTGGAAAGAGGACAATTCGCCAAGTGCCCAAGCGTGTGTTTCCCTGAGTACTATGACTGCTTGGAGTTTGGCGACACCTACGCTCCAGCAGTACTTTGCCGCACCAATTATCTGTTTGATCCCGAAAAACTCAGTTGTGTTAATGAGGATTATTGCAACAAAAACTAA
- the LOC135103832 gene encoding uncharacterized protein LOC135103832 codes for MDPRSFLLLVLAIVPASSTQTCTNQNACLVSCEGCTGITMVHDPINCHRFYYCKDDQLLTDSPFECPNGQEFNPQTHMCQPDLDGEGCRPLCASEPGECHYTCQPGDTLIASVYDCGTYYICDAEGNFGLPKTCPPEKPFFDGKKCQTDEILCCHCHGYCFPGDEGRLVADPTDCRRYYVCLNEGVPVYSGTCDKGEHFDAISRQCSTEAPCRTMCRNVIGANGCIENFTCLEKGRFAKCPSVCFPEYYDCLEFGDTYAPAVACPYNNYLFDPEKLSCVNEDYCNKN; via the exons ATGGATCCACGATCGTTCCTCCTGTTGGTGCTGGCcatt GTTCCTGCCTCCTCCACGCAGACCTGTACCAACCAAAACGCGTGTCTAGTAAGCTGCGAGGGCTGCACTGGCATCACCATGGTCCATGACCCCATCAACTGCCACCGCTTCTACTACTGTAAAGATGATCAGCTGCTTACGGACAGTCCCTTCGAATGTCCGAATGGACAAGAGTTTAACCCACAGACTCATATGTGCCAGCCTGACTTGGACGGAGAGGGATGCAGGCCCCTCTGCGCCTCTGAGCCAGGAGAGTGCCATTACACTTGCCAGCCAGGTGATACACTGATTGCTTCAGTCTATGACTGTGGAACATACTATATATGTGACGCTGAGGGTAACTTCGGCCTTCCAAAGACCTGTCCCCCTGAGAAACCATTTTTTGACGGAAAAAAGTGTCAGACAGATGAGATTCTTTGTTGTCACTGCCACGGCTACTGTTTCCCCGGCGATGAAGGCAGACTGGTGGCGGATCCTACGGACTGCCGCAGATACTACGTGTGTCTCAACGAGGGAGTGCCGGTTTATTCTGGGACCTGCGACAAAGGAGAACACTTCGATGCCATTTCACGACAGTGTTCGACCGAAGCGCCCTGCCGCACGATGTGTCGCAATGTGATCGGTGCCAATGGCTGCATTGAAAACTTTACCTGCCTGGAAAAAGGACGATTCGCCAAGTGCCCAAGCGTATGTTTCCCTGAGTACTATGACTGCTTGGAGTTTGGCGACACCTACGCTCCAGCAGTAGCTTGCCCCTACAACAATTATTTGTTTGATCCCGAAAAACTCAGTTGTGTTAATGAGGATTATTGCAACAAAAACTAA